The genomic region GATTGTGGAGTTAAGATTATTGCCGATGGTGAAGGCTACGCTTCTGTAGTTATTGCAGATAAGAGGCAATTCTATAAACTGATTAGTATTCCCAATGCTACTATCAAGAATAGAGTCTCTTTCCCTATGGTAGGTGTAAATGTTTATGAATATCCTTCCACTAAAGAAGTCCTATATAGCAGGAACGCATGGCTCGTTCTGTTTGCGGATACAGGAAATTTAGGAACCTTCAGTCTTCCCGAAACAGCTTCTGACCTTGAGTTTCTGAAAGAAGCTACTATAAGTTACAAGGTGGATGGTGGGCCTTTAACACCTTTCTTCCACGAAGGTAAAGTTATTCGAGCCACTCTTCCTACTAATATAAAGACTTTGGATATATATGCTTCTAGATCTGACTATGATAAAGGCTTTGACAGGGTCAGGATAGACTTTGAGAATAGTAGTTATGAGCTCTGGAAGAAGTATCCCTTCCCTGCAAATTAAATATTTCCGAATACCCTAAATAATTACTCACCACGAGATCGAAAATTCGTGGTGAGTAATTATTTATTATCGGCCTCTTGTATGATTACTCGATCAGAGGACGATAGTTCTCAAATTCCCATCCTCCTATTTTACTAATCTGATAAGCTAAATCAGCCCAGTTCTCACCCGCACAAAGCGAAATATACCTCTCAATACACTCCTTTATGAGAAAGAAGTCATATTCAAGAAGGATAAGTATATTAGTGCCCCAGGTATAACCTTGGTGAGCATACTCTGTCTTTATCCA from Deinococcus sp. Leaf326 harbors:
- a CDS encoding Imm8 family immunity protein; amino-acid sequence: MKAELKGIVSTEFSYPFEQFYPEDERSFGMTVQLLVGPKGENSSEIFDLLICSPDWIKTEYAHQGYTWGTNILILLEYDFFLIKECIERYISLCAGENWADLAYQISKIGGWEFENYRPLIE